Proteins from a single region of Hydra vulgaris chromosome 12, alternate assembly HydraT2T_AEP:
- the LOC124808197 gene encoding chitin deacetylase 8-like isoform X2: MLPVACFLAFLCLISTQTTENLSDAANDVLPTESTFPTTVYQADLVSKNGQASCNSLLCRLPTCRCAGTDIPGGLFKNNTPQVILLTFGDSVTSQNVQLHKDLLDGVTNFNGCPIKATFFVSGDNANYTLVKTLYESGHELADHSVSQRVPPEWWSANASVTELESEIVGQQKTIQSEVGVITKGWRNPYLESTETTFRILADNGFLYDSSLVTFPGVRWWPYTFDYLPSLSCYLKNCPTNFYPGLWEVPIVTWQCDTSGTKFGSTMSDCVDFEDEESVYQMIMTNFKLHYDDNKQPFSMFTDSIWFDSKPSRKSAVTRFINDVRKLNDVFIVTIQDLLLWTQSPIGLDSFPFSCNR, from the exons ATGCTTCCAGTAGCGTGTTTTTTGGCTTTTCTGTGCTTGATAAGCACTCAAACAACGGAAAACCTTTCAGATGCAGCAAACGACGTCCTACCAACCGAGAGTACTTTTCCAACGACGGTTTACCAGGCAGATCTAGTTTCAAAAAATGGTCAAG ctTCTTGCAACTCCTTACTTTGTCGTTTACCAACGTGCAGGTGCGCTGGAACAGATATTCCAggtggtttatttaaaaataacacgcCCCAAGTTATCTTGTTAACTTTTGGTGACAGTGTTACATCGCAAAACGTTCAGCTTCACAAAGATTTGCTTGACGGAGTTACCAATTTCAACGGATGTCCAATTAAAGccactttttttgtttctggAGATAACGCAAACTACACCTTAGTAAAGACGCTCTACGAAAGCg GACATGAACTAGCCGATCACTCAGTATCTCAAAGGGTTCCTCCAGAGTGGTGGAGCGCAAAT GCATCTGTTACAGAACTCGAATCGGAGATTGTTGGCCAACAGAAAACTATTCAGTCAGAGGTTGGTGTGATTACAAAAGGTTGGCGAAACCCATATCTCGAAAGCACGGAAACTACGTTTAGAATTTTAGCAGATAACGGCTTTTTGTACGACAGCTCGTTGGTTACGTTTCCAGGAGTAAGATGGTGGCCATATACTTTTGACTACTTGCCCTCTTTAAgttgttatttgaaaaactgCCCAACAA ATTTCTACCCAGGTTTGTGGGAGGTTCCGATTGTGACTTGGCAATGTGACACGTCAGGGACAAAATTTGGCTCGACAATGAGTGATTGCGTTGACTTTGAAGATGAAGAAAGCGTCTATCAAATGATCATGACTAACTTTAAGCTTCACTATGATGACAACAAGCAACCGTTTTCCATGTTTACAGATTCGATATGGTTTGATAGCAAACCTTCGAGAAAAAGCG ctgtAACACGATTTATAAACGATGTACGAAAGCTAAACGACGTATTTATTGTCACTATTCAAGACCTTCTGCTTTGGACGCAGTCACCAATCGGTCTCGACAGTTTTCCGTTTTCGTGTAACCGTTAA